The DNA region CGCTTGTCACATCCATCCTCACGATCCCGCAGAACAATGAGGGTATCGGCTACGCGCTCCGCAACATCCCGGTCAACCATGTCGTCATGATGACCAACAAGAACGCTCTCCAGGGTGCAGCGCTATCGTCCACCCTCGAGACCGCCGGGATATTCGAGATGGGATCCGCCATTGGGCCGTTTGAGCGCGCCCAGTTGCTTGCCTACGCATACCAGGGCCTGAACGCGAACAACCTGGTCTACGACCTCGTAAAGGCGAATGGTGAGAATGGGACGATCGGAACCGTCGTCCAGAGCCTGGTCGAACGCGCCATCGAGGATAAGGTTATCACCCCCGGCAAGAAGGGCGGCTACTTCCAGTTCTACGAGACGAAGGACCCGATGCTCTGGAACGCCTACGCCGCTGCAGGAACCATGGCAGCCACCATCGTCAACTGTGGCGCCGGACGGTTTGCGCAGGCGGTCTCGTCGACGCTCCTCTACTTCAACGATCTCCTCGAGCATGAGACCGGTCTCCCGAGCACCGACTACGGCCGTGTGATGGGTACTGCCGTCGGGTTCTCGTTCTTCAGCCACTCGATCTACGGTGGCGGAGGTCCCGGTATATTCAACGGCAACCATGTTGTGACCAGACACGCCGCAGGCGTGGCCATCCCGTGCGTCGTCGCCGCGATGGCGCTCGATGCCGGAACCCAGATGTTTTCGCCCGAGAGCACCTCGAAACTCTTCGCCGAGACCTACGGTAAGGTCGACGTCTTCAACAAGCCGATCCAGCAGATCGCAAACGGAGCCTGAACGAACAGAGGTTCGAATGACAGACGCCACATTTCCACAGGTCAGGATTGTGCCCCACAGGTTGCTCAAACCCGTGACCGCAGAAAGCCTGCTGAATAACCTTGCCGGCATTACCGGTGTCCGTCGGATTCTGGTCCGCGGCCCGGGTCTTCCAGAGAACGTCCCTTACGGCCCGGCACGAGGAAACCCGAACCCTCACCATGACCGCAGGACGATCAACGTCGGCGATACCGAGATCGCGTTGCGCGTTCAGGTTGGTGAGGTTATCCTTGAGGTCGAGGACGACTCCGCAATAACCGAGATCCGGTCGATCTGTGACAACTTCTTCGTGAACTTCCCTTACCAGGTCCAGATGGGCAGGTTCATGAAGACCGATCCGACGCTCGTTGACTACGCTAGGTATGGACCGGATGCCGATCCCGATCTAATCGGTCTCGCCGATCCCAGGAGCAGGGTCGGCCCGGTTATCATCAGGACTGAATAACTGCCGCAGAAATGCAGGATTTTGGAAATATGGCTGAAAACTCATTCAAAAGAGGATATAGGTATCTACCAACTTTGAGGTGAATGAAACAATGGCATACAAGCCCCAGTACGGTCCCGGGACATCGATTGTCGCCGAGAACCGACGTAAACAGATGAACCCCGACCACAAACTTGAGAGGGTTCGCTCAGTAACAGATGAAGATATTGTGCTGATTCTGGGTCACCGGGCCCCTGGTTCTGCATACCCCTCCGCACACCCGCCGCTTGCCGAACAGCAGGAGCCAGACTGCCCAATGCGCAGGCTCGTCAAACCAACCGAGGGTGCAAAGGCTGGTGACCGTGTCCGCTACATCCAGTTCACGGACTCGATGTTCAACGCGCCATCACAGCCATACCAGCGGACCTACACCGAGTGCTACCGCTTCCGCGGTATCGACCCGGGTACACTCTCCGGCCGCCAGATCGTCGAGTGTCGTGAGCGTGACCTGGAGAAGTACGCAAAAGAACTTGTCGAGACCGAACTGCTCGATCCGGCCCGCACAGGCATCCGTGGTGCGACGGTGCACGGCCACTCGCTCCGCCTTGCCGAGAACGGCATGATGTTTGATATGCTCCAGAGGAGCGTGCTCGGCGAGGACGGGATCGTCCGCTACGTCAAGAACCAGATCGGCGAGCCGCTCGACCGGCCGGTTGTTCTCGGCAAGCCGATGGACGAGAACTGGCTCAAGGAGCACACGACGATCTTCCACTCGCTCGTGGGGACACCCTACCGCGATGACCCAGAGTACATCGAATACGTCCAGCGCATCCACTCGCTGCGGACGAAATACGGCTTCATGCCGAAAGAGGAGTGATCAAAATGGCAAAGATTGAGAGAACCCAGAAGTTGTTCCTGAAATCCCTCAAGGAGAAGTTCCAGGGACAGGAGATCGAGTCCGAGACCGCCGAATTTTACAAGTTCAACGGCGTCCGCCAGTCTCCCCGCAAGATGGAGTTCATGAAGGCGAGCCGTGCCATCGAGATGGACCGCGGCATCCCCATGTACGACCCGGAACGCTGCCACCTCGGCGGAATCCCCATGGGTCAGCGCCAGCTGATGACCTACGAGGTCTCCGGCACCGGCGTCTTCGTGGAGGGCGACGACCTGCACTTCGTCAACAACGCTGCGATGCAGCAGTTCTGGGATGACATCCGCAGGACGGTCATCGTCAGCATGGACCTCGCCCACCAGACCCTGCAGAAGCGTCTTGGAAAGGAGGTCACCCCGGAGACTATCAACGAGTACCTCCACATCCTGAACCACGCGATGCCCGGTGCGGCCGTCGTCCAGGAGCACATGGTCGAGACCCACCCCGGCCTTGTCGACGACTGTTACGTCAAGGTCTTTACAGGTGACCAGGAGCTCGTAGACGACCTGGAGCCCGAGTTTGTCATCGATATCGAGAAACTCTTCCCCACAAAGCAGGCAGAGGAACTCAGGGCAGAAGTCGGGAAGGCCCTCTACCAGGCGATCCACAT from Methanoculleus receptaculi includes:
- the mcrB gene encoding coenzyme-B sulfoethylthiotransferase subunit beta, whose amino-acid sequence is MAKYTETIDLYSDDGKLLKSGVTLDRISPLVNPATGKIIDLTKRTISVNLGGIQDALRTGKLGKGKIKGRELDLPIMENKDAIVSRIKEMVQVEEGDDTEILEFNGGKLLLVQVPTKRLINASTYDAAITSVAAATTLAIVDQFNIDAFNASTVKAACWGSYPHTQDMEGALVTSILTIPQNNEGIGYALRNIPVNHVVMMTNKNALQGAALSSTLETAGIFEMGSAIGPFERAQLLAYAYQGLNANNLVYDLVKANGENGTIGTVVQSLVERAIEDKVITPGKKGGYFQFYETKDPMLWNAYAAAGTMAATIVNCGAGRFAQAVSSTLLYFNDLLEHETGLPSTDYGRVMGTAVGFSFFSHSIYGGGGPGIFNGNHVVTRHAAGVAIPCVVAAMALDAGTQMFSPESTSKLFAETYGKVDVFNKPIQQIANGA
- the mcrD gene encoding methyl-coenzyme M reductase operon protein D: MTDATFPQVRIVPHRLLKPVTAESLLNNLAGITGVRRILVRGPGLPENVPYGPARGNPNPHHDRRTINVGDTEIALRVQVGEVILEVEDDSAITEIRSICDNFFVNFPYQVQMGRFMKTDPTLVDYARYGPDADPDLIGLADPRSRVGPVIIRTE
- the mcrG gene encoding coenzyme-B sulfoethylthiotransferase subunit gamma, which gives rise to MAYKPQYGPGTSIVAENRRKQMNPDHKLERVRSVTDEDIVLILGHRAPGSAYPSAHPPLAEQQEPDCPMRRLVKPTEGAKAGDRVRYIQFTDSMFNAPSQPYQRTYTECYRFRGIDPGTLSGRQIVECRERDLEKYAKELVETELLDPARTGIRGATVHGHSLRLAENGMMFDMLQRSVLGEDGIVRYVKNQIGEPLDRPVVLGKPMDENWLKEHTTIFHSLVGTPYRDDPEYIEYVQRIHSLRTKYGFMPKEE